The following proteins are encoded in a genomic region of Papaver somniferum cultivar HN1 unplaced genomic scaffold, ASM357369v1 unplaced-scaffold_10, whole genome shotgun sequence:
- the LOC113326974 gene encoding VQ motif-containing protein 22-like: MSNPNDWLHINGRNHNPTGDNHQQPIHHHQDMFGRRHAVTDAPASENFSYTSTDQMNLMGDGGNCNSSSTSSSSTHLNPERRASRGAPVTLLNTDASNFRAMVQQFTGVPNPPFSLAGINNNHPDHAAAGVLAGTNLNFQIPRDNWFQHHQDPSSNSVMQQLQQQQFMFALNNNNSTVTTSGREQVGSNHQDQLPGLPNFE; the protein is encoded by the coding sequence ATGTCTAATCCCAACGACTGGCTTCATATCAACGGAAGGAATCATAACCCAACTGGTGATAATCATCAACAACcaattcatcatcatcaagatatgTTCGGCCGCCGCCATGCTGTAACAGACGCACCAGCATCAGAAAATTTCAGTTATACAAGTACTGATCAGATGAATTTGATGGGCGATGGTGGTAACTGTAACTCAAGCAGTACTAGCAGTAGTAGCACGCATTTGAATCCGGAGCGTAGGGCGTCCCGTGGAGCTCCGGTCACTCTTCTAAATACGGATGCAAGTAATTTCAGAGCAATGGTTCAACAATTCACCGGTGTTCCTAATCCACCCTTTTCTCTTGCTGGTATTAACAATAATCATCCTGATCATGCTGCTGCTGGTGTTCTCGCCGGTACTAATCTCAACTTCCAAATACCTCGTGATAATTGGTTTCAACATCATCAAGATCCAAGCAGTAACTCTGTGATGCAGCAACTACAGCAGCAGCAATTCATGTTTGCTTTGAACAATAACAACAGTACTGTAACTACCAGTGGCAGAGAACAGGTGGGATCTAATCATCAAGATCAGCTCCCTGGGTTGCCTAATTTTGAGTAG